One Ricinus communis isolate WT05 ecotype wild-type chromosome 7, ASM1957865v1, whole genome shotgun sequence genomic region harbors:
- the LOC8284786 gene encoding thymidine kinase a — protein MATLRSSISMTSSIDGDGHNKPAGEVHVIVGPMFAGKTTALLRRINSEGSNGRNVAMIKSSKDTRYARDSVVTHDGLKFPCWALPDLSSFRDKLGHDAYQRIDVIGIDEAQFFEDLYDFCSKAADHDGKTVIVAGLDGDYLRRSFGSVLDVIPLADNVTKLTARCELCGKRAFFTLRKTAETQTELIGGADMYMPVCRRHYVNGQVVMEAARNVLVADSCKLQPDSHAEIANVV, from the exons ATGGCCACTCTCAGATCCTCAATTTCCATGACCTCCTCAATCGATGGAGATGGTCATAATAAGCCAGCCGGTGAGGTTCATGTCATTGTGGGTCCCATGTTTGCTGGAAAAACCACTGCTCTTCTCCGTCGTATCAATTCCGAAGGCAGCAACGGCAG AAATGTAGCAATGATAAAATCAAGCAAGGATACTAGATATGCTAGAGATTCAGTGGTTACACATGATGGATTGAAATTTCCTTGTTGGGCTTTGCCAGATCTATCCTCTTTCCGAGACAAACTTGGtcatgatgcttatcaaagg ATTGATGTTATTGGTATTGATGAGGCTCAATTCTTTGAAGACCTTTATGATTTTTGCAGCAAGGCTGCTGATCATGATGGAAAAACTGTAATTGTAGCAGGTCTTGATGGAGATTATCTAAG GAGGAGCTTTGGTTCTGTGCTTGATGTGATTCCGCTTGCTGATAATGTAACCAAGTTGACTGCGCGATGTGAGCTTTGTGGCAAGCGCGCTTTCTTTACCTTAAGGAAGACAGCAGAGACACAGACAGAACTAATTGGCGGTGCTGATATGTATATGCCTGTTTGCCGCCGACACTACGTCAATGGACAAGTTGTCATGGAAGCTGCTCGGAATGTCCTGGTGGCGGATTCATGCAAACTTCAGCCTGACTCGCATGCTGAGATAGCGAATGTTGTCTAG
- the LOC8284785 gene encoding 60S ribosomal protein L2, mitochondrial, with amino-acid sequence MALWRRARAASLKPLFTRILEPSSSSSSSSLSSVPSHTFRNFSTDVADTPSFREKMMKQMVHLDINSQVGTCMPLASMRIGTFIHNIEVNPGQGGKLVRAAGTCAKIMKEPTEKHCLVKLPSGVEKLIDSRCRATIGRVSNPSHSTRKLRKAGQSRWLGRRPVVRGVAMNPVDHPHGGGEGRSKSSGSFGRVSQTPWGKPTKCGRNQEKKRTGKFGLLLPQKSKSNLAKRIRWQELER; translated from the exons ATGGCGCTATGGAGGAGAGCTCGGGCTGCTTCACTTAAGCCTCTTTTCACTAGAATTCTAgaaccttcttcttcttcttcttcttcttctctctcttccgTTCCCAGCCATACTTTCCGCAATTTCTCCACTG ATGTAGCTGATACTCCTTCGTTTCGAGAGAAGATGATGAAACAAATGGTTCATCTCGATATCAATTCACAAGTAGGGACTTGTATGCCGCTTGCTTCTATGCGTATCGGTACATTTATCCACAACATTGAAGTTAACCCAGGTCAAGGTGGAAAATTGGTTAGAGCTGCAGGTACTTGTGCTAAGATCATGAAAGAGCCCACAGAAAAACACTGTTTGGTCAAGCTCCCTTCAGGAGTTGAAAAATTGATTGATTCCCGATGTCGGGCAACAATTGGTAGGGTCTCAAACCCTAGTCATAGCACTCGAAAGCTCAGGAAGGCTGGTCAGAGCCGATGGTTGGGTCGAAGACCTGTTGTTCGAGGAGTGGCGATGAACCCAGTTGATCATCCTCATGGTGGTGGTGAGGGTCGGAGCAAAAGTAGTGGGTCCTTTGGGAGGGTGTCTCAAACACCATGGGGCAAGCCAACTAAATGTGGTAGGAATCAAGAGAAGAAGAGGACTGGAAAATTTGGGTTATTGTTGCCACAAAAATCAAAGAGCAACTTAGCTAAACGAATCAGGTGGCAAGAACTAGAGCGCTAG
- the LOC8284779 gene encoding protein MAIN-LIKE 2 — MEANPGPIDGSVLYDQDKHVSAAVWDGQERGALRCHEHTSKLGEWKLTPKQIELVEKAGFGYLRKIPAISLDNPLISALVERWRRETNTFHFGVGEMTVTLQDVALLLGLAIDGRPVIGITHTTCSLVCERLLGKAPDSSYASGGMVKLSWLKEYFSHCPENAPTEEVERCTRAYLLYLVGSTIFSTTTGNKVPVMYLPLFENFEEAGNFAWGAAALAFLYRALGNACVKSQSTICGCLTLLQCWSYFHLNIGRPKLNRDPIHDHFPFVLRWKGKQSGPTTNRDVVFYRKALDSLKPSDVEWLPYKYMDSTVIPEDIKDTLILGRSKTMLICFDKAERHLPDRCLRQYGMLQPIPEDVVRWIRKSRGVDGGVDLSGKMESELNEWSDRRLYIVDGDDGVDEIEYMQWYSRITRKVVGRPISLSSEFQRTISGLREIAYLADSFSTKGLDGQQFESITRIRFIAQDCLRDQAGSPVTPSAAPQIELGKRSRGKERVRRKASMKRRRKDDPVEYYEGSEDDQSQFYSAVIEVDQLQLCQAEDDARELQLHQADEEVDPQQLCLTPDEDNTGELHVVVSKADDTHLSNTADNINNSQLQNATNNAIKDSKVCDATMEVVDDSEAHTPTNEANESQRCQTTNEVHGSKPCETTNMVNDQELHDATVKEANDSQLSDPIKEAKDWHLPDATLDTRDSQLPDVTEEGNGSQLLDVIEEGNGSQLPDVTEEGNGSQLPDVTEEGLPDVTEEGNGSQLPDATTGSKDSQLPDATIGSKNSQLPDASEEENVKLLPDTNTEGKGAQLPDSTREENSSQIPPATEKGKGSQLLDSTKEPMDLQLQEAAEKGKDSQLLDATNKGKESQLSDATEDRKDLQLQNVAKEKDSQLSDTTNEGDSQPPDRTREANDLLPPDATDEANGSKLSH, encoded by the exons ATGGAAGCGAATCCTGGGCCAATTGATGGCTCTGTACTGTATGATCAAGATAAACATGTATCTGCTGCTGTTTGGGATGGCCAG GAACGTGGTGCACTTAGATGCCACGAGCATACATCGAAGTTGGGTGAATGGAAGTTGACCCCGAAACAGATAGAGTTGGTGGAGAAGGCTggatttggatatttaagaaaaattcctGCTATTAGTTTAGATAATCCTCTTATTTCAGCATTAGTTGAGAGGTGGAGAAGGGAAACAAATACATTTCACTTTGGCGTAGGTGAAATGACGGTTACTCTTCAAGATGTTGCGTTATTGTTGGGATTGGCAATTGATGGGAGGCCTGTTATCGGCATAACACATACAACTTGCAGCTTGGTATGTGAAAGGCTTCTAGGGAAAGCCCCTGATTCAAGCTATGCTAGTGGTGGGATGGTGAAACTAAGTTGGTTGAAGGAGTACTTTTCTCATTGTCCTGAAAATGCTCCGACTGAAGAGGTTGAGCGATGCACACGTGCCTATCTTCTCTACCTCGTTGGAAGTACAATATTCTCCACGACCACAGGGAATAAAGTTCCTGTCATGTATCTTCCactatttgaaaattttgaagaagCTGGGAATTTTGCCTGGGGAGCAGCAGCATTGGCTTTCTTATACAGAGCGCTTGGAAATGCATGTGTTAAATCTCAAAGTACCATCTGTGGTTGTTTAACCCTTCTACAG TGTTGGAGTTACTTTCATCTGAATATCGGTAGACCAAAGCTCAATCGGGATCCCATTCATGATCATTTTCCATTTGTACTTAGGTGGAAAGGAAAACAGAGTGGGCCAACAACAAATCGTGATGTAGTCTTTTACCGCAAGGCATTGGATTCGCTGAAACCGAGTGAT GTGGAGTGGCTTCCTTACAAATATATGGACAGTACTGTAATACCAGAAGACATAAAAGATACATTGATTTTAGGAAGATCAAAGACAATGCTTATATGCTTTGACAAGGCAGAGAGACACCTTCCTGATCGTTGCTTAAGGCAATATGGCATGCTTCAACCGATTCCTGAAGATGTGGTGCGTTGGATAAGAAAGAGCAGAGGAGTTGATGGCGGGGTAGACTTGTCCGGAAAAATGGAATCGGAACTTAATGAATGGTCAGACCGTCGACTCTATATTGTGGATGGTGATGATGGTGTAGATGAAATTGAGTACATGCAATGGTACTCTAGAATTACTCGTAAAGTTGTAGGGAGACCTATATCCTTATCATCCGAGTTCCAAAGAACA ATATCTGGTTTAAGGGAAATTGCCTACTTGGCAGATTCGTTCTCAACAAAAGGGTTGGATGGACAACAATTTGAGTCAATTACAAGGATCAGATTTATTGCACAGGACTGTTTGAGGGACCAGGCTGGAAGTCCTGTCACACCATCAGCTGCTCCACAAATTGAACTTGGAAAAAGGTCTAGGGGAAAGGAAAGAGTAAGGAGAAAGGCTTCCATGAAACGCAGGAGAAAGGATGACCCAGTGGAATATTATGAAGGTAGTGAGGATGACCAATCTCAGTTTTACAGTGCAGTTATTGAGGTTGATCAATTACAGTTATGTCAGGCAGAGGATGATGCTCGTGAATTACAGTTACATCAGGCAGATGAGGAGGTTGATCCGCAACAGCTGTGTCTTACACCTGATGAGGACAATACTGGAGAGCTGCATGTTGTGGTGAGCAAGGCTGATGATACACATCTTAGCAACACAGCTGATAACATCAATAACTCTCAGCTTCAGAATGCAACTAACAATGCCATCAAGGATTCAAAAGTGTGTGATGCAACAATGGAAGTGGTTGATGATTCTGAGGCTCATACTCCAACTAATGAGGCGAATGAGTCACAGCGCTGTCAGACAACTAATGAGGTTCATGGCTCTAAGCCTTGTGAGACAACAAACATGGTCAATGACCAAGAACTGCATGATGCAACTGTTAAGGAAGCAAATGACTCCCAGCTCTCTGATCCAATCAAAGAGGCTAAGGACTGGCATCTCCCTGATGCAACTCTGGACACAAGGGACTCACAGCTCCCTGATGTAACTGAAGAGGGAAATGGCTCACAGCTCCTTGATGTAATTGAAGAGGGAAATGGCTCACAGCTCCCTGATGTAACTGAAGAGGGAAATGGCTCACAGCTCCCTGATGTAACTGAAGAGGGGCTCCCTGATGTAACTGAAGAGGGAAATGGCTCACAACTCCCTGATGCAACTACTGGCAGCAAGGATTCACAGCTCCCTGATGCAACTATTGGCAGCAAGAATTCACAGCTCCCTGATGCATCTGAAGAAGAGAATGTCAAACTGCTCCCTGATACAAATACAGAGGGTAAGGGTGCACAGCTTCCTGATTCAACTAGAGAGGAGAATAGCTCACAGATTCCTCCTGCTACTGAAAAGGGGAAGGGCTCGCAACTTCTTGATTCAACTAAAGAGCCAATGGACTTGCAGCTTCAGGAGGCAGCTGAAAAGGGGAAGGATTCGCAGCTTCTGGATGCAACAAACAAGGGGAAGGAGTCACAGCTTTCTGATGCAACTGAAGACAGGAAGGACTTGCAGCTTCAGAATGTAGCTAAAGAGAAGGACTCTCAGCTTTCTGATACCACTAACGAGGGGGACTCGCAACCTCCTGATAGAACTAGAGAGGCCAATGACTTGCTGCCTCCTGATGCAACTGATGAGGCAAATGGCTCAAAGCTCTCTCATTAG
- the LOC8284780 gene encoding BTB/POZ domain-containing protein At5g48130 has product MDVASSKDSSVASSPFSSPNIGALLKIKIISWSQETGLPVTVRVRVGDRTFNLHKNPLSSKSGYFKKRLIETTELELPQEFPGGPETFEMIALFIYGSSTLIDPFNVAALRCAAEFLELKEEYCSGNLCERFDLYLNQVVLQSWDDTLIVLQRCQTLLPWSEELLIVGRCIESLAFMACMEILDPERRRDKPVVTLEALAGQAWSRETAKEMVIQDLWIKDLIALPFGFFRRIIGSLRRQGMKEKYVSPVIVFYANKWVLSNKTRQFWENSGDRLGNVDANNRVSTILQGILDLLPTREKARRVIPVGFYFALLSRSFEVGLRSESKTKLQDQIASLLHLAQVEDFLIPKTGTDSVATSMELATMESIFSTYVTLNMDANNTPSPRNSAVAELWDSYLSLIASDPKMEPKRFTGLVETVPISCRQSHDQLYQAMSTFLQAHLDVSQEEKGLVCKYLNCQKLSQEACIEAVQNELLPLRLIVQALFVQQLNTHQAFRECSDSFRFANCREFSGSLSSSRCPNSKSQNLFETTSPYSEGAEPVSRTLSFLLQKDVAEQRYELSRKEYESTSFRIQNLEQELLSLKKSLQLQSSIKRAEPMPAKAQTMKLYGMENRSLSKKRNPLGQVTGCIGSVNFASQRRYASRLLKVLRRITLFGSRKPKKKPSTPGLVAKEA; this is encoded by the exons ATGGATGTTGCAAGCTCTAAAGATAGTTCAGTTGCCTCGAGTCCTTTTTCTTCACCCAACATTGGAGCCTTACTAAAGATTAAGATCATTTCATG GAGTCAAGAGACTGGTTTGCCTGTCACAGTTCGTGTTCGAGTTGGTGACAGAACCTTCAACCTTCACAAG AATCCCTTGTCTTCGAAAAGTGGATATTTCAAGAAAAGATTGATCGAGACGACTGAGCTTGAACTGCCACAAGAATTCCCTGGAGGGCCAGAAACCTTTGAGATGATTGCTCTATTCATATATGGCTCATCCACATTGATTGACCCTTTCAATGTAGCAGCCCTGAGATGTGCAGCAGAGTTCCTTGAATTGAAAGAAGAGTACTGCTCCGGCAATCTTTGTGAGCGTTTTGATCTCTATCTGAATCAAGTTGTGTTGCAAAGTTGGGATGATACGCTGATTGTTCTTCAGAGGTGTCAAACACTGCTTCCATGGTCTGAAGAGCTGCTGATTGTTGGCCGCTGCATCGAGTCTCTTGCCTTCATGGCTTGTATGGAGATTCTTGACCCAGAAAGGAGAAGGGACAAACCAGTTGTGACATTGGAGGCCTTGGCGGGCCAAGCTTGGAGTCGCGAAACAGCCAAGGAGATGGTGATCCAGGATCTTTGGATCAAAGATCTAATTGCCCTACCATTTGGATTCTTCAGAAGGATAATAGGATCCTTGAGGAGGCAGGGAATGAAGGAAAAATATGTTAGTCCAGTCATTGTTTTCTATGCAAACAAATGGGTACTATCTAACAAGACACGACAATTCTGGGAGAATTCTGGTGATAGACTTGGCAATGTTGATGCTAACAACAGAGTTTCAACTATACTACAAGGTATTCTTGATTTGTTGCCAACGAGAGAGAAGGCTAGGAGAGTGATTCCTGTTGGATTTTATTTTGCATTGCTTTCTAGGTCCTTTGAAGTTGGGTTGAGAAGTGAAAGCAAGACAAAGTTGCAAGATCAAATTGCATCTCTATTGCACTTGGCGCAAGTAGAAGATTTTCTCATTCCAAAGACTGGGACAGACTCAGTTGCTACTAGCATGGAGTTAGCTACTATGGAAAGCATATTTTCCACTTATGTGACACTTAACATGGATGCAAACAACACTCCTTCACCGAGAAACTCAGCTGTTGCAGAATTATGGGATTCATACCTCTCTCTTATTGCTTCTGATCCAAAAATGGAGCCCAAGAGATTCACGGGACTTGTTGAAACGGTACCGATATCTTGCAGGCAGAGCCATGATCAACTATACCAGGCAATGAGCACCTTTCTGCAG GCACACCTAGATGTATCCCAAGAAGAAAAGGGGTTAGTCTGCAAATACCTCAACTGCCAAAAATTATCCCAAGAGGCATGCATTGAAGCAGTTCAGAATGAGCTGTTGCCTTTACGTTTGATTGTCCAAGCTCTCTTTGTTCAACAGCTGAATACACACCAAGCCTTCAGAGAATGCTCAGATTCCTTTAGGTTTGCAAACTGTCGAGAGTTCTCTGGAAGCCTCTCAAGTTCAAGGTGTCCAAACTCCAAAAGCCAAAATTTATTTGAGACTACAAGCCCATATAGTGAAGGAGCAGAGCCAGTGAGTAGAACGCTGAGTTTCTTGCTACAAAAAGATGTTGCAGAACAGAGATATGAGTTATCAAGGAAAGAATACGAGTCTACAAGCTTCAGAATTCAGAACCTTGAACAAGAGCTCTTGTCACTGAAGAAGAGCCTTCAATTGCAGAGTTCTATAAAGAGAGCAGAACCAATGCCAGCCAAAGCACAAACCATGAAATTATATGGCATGGAAAACAGATCATTAAGCAAGAAGAGGAACCCACTTGGGCAAGTTACAGGTTGCATCGGTTCTGTGAATTTTGCTTCACAAAGAAGGTATGCTAGTAGGCTACTGAAAGTTCTCCGCCGGATTACCTTGTTCGGAAGTAGAAAACCGAAGAAAAAGCCAAGCACACCTGGCTTGGTAGCCAAAGAAgcataa